Proteins from a genomic interval of Psychrobacter fulvigenes:
- a CDS encoding DUF1852 domain-containing protein: MSKQFTYTISHIRFDENYQPADSTRLTTNFANLARGDNRQENLRKTLAMINNRFNDLAHWDNPTADRYSVEVDIISADLDIEGNGNTFPVIETLKTTIVDHKENTRIDGMIGNSFSSYVRDYDFSIVLPEHFANHPESAPPADFGDLHGKLFQHLLNSEAYQANFHKQPVICLSVSSSKIYQRTGNEHPVLGVEYRQDEYSLTDDYFHKMGLTVRYFMPAGSVAPLAFYFAGDLLRDYTDLELISAISTMETFQKIYRPEIYNANSTAGHIYQPSLKYQDYSLTQIVYDRAERSQMAVTQGKFTEDEFIKPYQAILDEWAANYVVTSETIQKEAAKKRAA; encoded by the coding sequence ATGAGTAAACAGTTCACATATACCATCTCACACATTCGTTTTGACGAAAACTATCAGCCTGCAGACAGCACGCGTCTGACCACTAACTTTGCGAATTTGGCACGTGGCGACAATCGCCAAGAGAACTTACGCAAAACGCTCGCCATGATAAACAATCGTTTTAACGATTTGGCGCACTGGGACAATCCAACCGCTGACCGTTATTCTGTTGAAGTCGATATCATTTCAGCAGACTTAGATATCGAAGGCAATGGCAATACGTTTCCAGTCATTGAGACGCTGAAAACAACGATTGTCGACCATAAAGAAAACACCCGTATCGACGGTATGATTGGCAATAGCTTCTCATCTTATGTACGCGATTATGACTTTAGCATTGTGTTACCAGAGCATTTCGCAAACCATCCAGAGTCCGCGCCACCAGCTGATTTTGGCGATTTGCACGGTAAGCTGTTTCAACATTTATTGAACTCAGAGGCCTATCAAGCCAACTTTCACAAGCAACCTGTGATTTGCCTGAGTGTGTCAAGCAGTAAGATCTATCAGCGCACGGGCAATGAGCATCCTGTATTAGGGGTCGAATACAGACAGGATGAGTATTCATTGACCGATGACTACTTCCACAAAATGGGCTTAACCGTTCGCTATTTCATGCCTGCAGGTAGTGTTGCGCCTTTAGCGTTTTATTTCGCTGGTGACTTGCTACGTGATTACACCGATCTTGAGCTGATCAGTGCCATCAGTACGATGGAGACTTTCCAGAAGATCTACCGACCTGAAATTTACAATGCCAACTCTACCGCTGGTCACATATATCAGCCAAGTTTGAAGTACCAAGACTATTCATTGACTCAAATTGTCTATGATCGCGCGGAGCGCAGCCAAATGGCGGTGACGCAAGGTAAGTTCACGGAAGATGAGTTTATAAAACCCTATCAGGCCATTCTTGATGAGTGGGCGGCAAACTATGTTGTGACAAGCGAGACAATTCAAAAAGAAGCGGCTAAAAAACGCGCAGCTTAA
- a CDS encoding RnfABCDGE type electron transport complex subunit B, with protein sequence MPSNIDTRLADLPILFDTLTLASLPSDIQQQIAAIDACLPQTQCGLCEHPDGCLPYATAIVVEGEPYNKCVPGGQPVTDAIRRILNIDSKEPLTAAASQWPIDPSTERPTEVRAVIREDDCIGCTKCIPACPVDAIIGTGKHMHTIFTDLCTGCELCIAPCPVDCIDLIPIERELTESVRIQEQDNLRQRYHTHLNRVTLQLADSSNTKPVVSMVEAKLNNAASQTLDISEQQAKDTIAAAKLRSKIKKLEKQLSVRENSNKRLELAELQAQLAKL encoded by the coding sequence ATGCCCAGTAATATTGACACACGCTTAGCAGACCTACCTATTTTATTTGATACATTGACCTTAGCTTCTTTGCCGTCTGATATTCAGCAGCAGATTGCAGCCATTGACGCCTGTCTACCGCAGACTCAATGTGGACTTTGTGAGCACCCAGATGGCTGCTTGCCTTATGCTACTGCGATCGTGGTAGAGGGTGAGCCGTATAATAAATGTGTGCCAGGTGGACAGCCTGTTACAGACGCTATTCGTCGAATACTTAACATTGATAGTAAAGAGCCACTAACGGCTGCCGCTTCACAATGGCCAATAGATCCTAGCACTGAGCGCCCAACCGAGGTTCGCGCCGTCATTCGTGAAGATGACTGCATCGGTTGTACCAAATGCATTCCTGCCTGCCCAGTGGATGCTATCATCGGTACTGGCAAGCATATGCATACGATTTTTACCGATTTATGTACTGGCTGCGAGTTATGTATAGCGCCCTGCCCTGTTGACTGTATTGATTTGATACCCATTGAGCGTGAGCTCACTGAAAGTGTACGTATTCAAGAACAGGATAATTTGCGTCAGCGTTATCATACTCATCTAAACCGCGTGACTCTGCAGCTTGCAGATAGCAGTAATACCAAGCCTGTTGTTAGTATGGTTGAAGCCAAACTCAATAACGCCGCCAGCCAAACGTTAGATATCAGTGAGCAGCAAGCCAAAGACACCATTGCCGCCGCCAAACTGAGAAGCAAAATTAAAAAGCTCGAAAAACAGCTGAGTGTGCGTGAGAATAGCAATAAGCGCCTAGAGCTGGCAGAGCTACAAGCACAACTTGCAAAACTATAA
- a CDS encoding flavin reductase, which yields MIEATDFRDAMSMLTTAVNVVTTKGPSGMHGFTASAVCSVTDTPPTLLVCMNRMARSHKSFIENKILSVNVLGVQHEYISNTFASKLGSKERFKQGSWTQLATGAPVLEDALVSFDCEIEQVQEVGTHSIFICRVVAIKQEKQDGQNESLAYFNRAYHQVGQADQG from the coding sequence ATGATTGAAGCAACCGACTTTAGAGATGCAATGTCTATGTTAACGACAGCGGTCAATGTGGTCACCACAAAAGGCCCTTCTGGTATGCATGGGTTTACCGCATCTGCGGTATGTAGTGTCACGGACACACCGCCAACCTTACTGGTCTGTATGAATCGGATGGCTCGATCACATAAAAGTTTTATTGAAAATAAAATCTTGAGTGTCAATGTGCTAGGGGTACAGCATGAATATATATCCAATACCTTTGCCTCCAAACTCGGTTCAAAAGAGCGATTCAAACAGGGTTCTTGGACGCAGTTAGCAACAGGCGCTCCTGTTTTAGAAGATGCGCTCGTCAGCTTTGATTGTGAGATTGAGCAAGTTCAGGAAGTTGGCACGCACAGTATTTTTATATGCCGTGTTGTCGCTATCAAGCAGGAGAAGCAAGATGGGCAAAATGAAAGTTTGGCCTATTTTAATCGTGCCTATCATCAAGTGGGTCAAGCCGATCAAGGGTAA
- a CDS encoding AraC family transcriptional regulator: MDVLSRLLQQSQHLKETKYYCLSFSGDWAFSLTSSDNIYFYLIQAGSFYITINGVSRQVYTGDIVMIPNSNKHICHAPNYHSQHVQELDKTLLEDDKCPADLLKDSNSNTQFIVIECQYDKDLLRPLLSALPAILPEHDENHGSQFKALGWALGFLTIESQYERLGKLAMINFWASIVMVECLRTYIERLPEKAENWLLAMRDPYLSKTLAILHDSPDHKWTTHELAEKVGMSRSSFTQRFKNIMGVPPLTYLTTYRLCLAARQLRLQHNSIGQISELVGYTSNSTFSQAFKRVYGMSPKAYRERQQAAISN; the protein is encoded by the coding sequence ATGGATGTACTGAGTAGGTTGCTACAGCAATCTCAGCACCTAAAGGAAACTAAATATTATTGTTTGAGTTTTTCTGGTGACTGGGCATTTTCACTCACGAGTAGCGACAATATTTATTTTTATTTGATTCAAGCTGGCAGCTTTTATATCACTATAAATGGAGTATCACGACAAGTGTATACTGGTGATATTGTGATGATTCCTAATTCCAATAAACATATCTGTCATGCACCAAACTATCATAGTCAACATGTCCAAGAGTTAGATAAAACTTTACTTGAGGATGATAAATGTCCTGCCGACCTTCTCAAAGACAGTAACTCTAATACGCAATTTATAGTAATCGAATGTCAATACGATAAAGACCTGCTTCGACCGCTACTATCAGCATTACCCGCCATTTTGCCTGAGCATGATGAAAACCATGGAAGTCAATTTAAAGCGCTCGGCTGGGCCCTTGGTTTCTTAACAATAGAGTCTCAATATGAGCGCTTAGGTAAGCTTGCGATGATTAATTTTTGGGCAAGTATTGTCATGGTTGAATGCTTACGCACATATATTGAAAGATTGCCTGAGAAGGCAGAGAATTGGTTGCTTGCTATGAGAGATCCGTATTTATCAAAAACACTAGCCATTCTTCATGATTCACCAGATCATAAATGGACGACTCATGAGCTGGCAGAAAAGGTCGGCATGTCTCGTTCAAGCTTTACTCAGCGCTTCAAAAACATTATGGGGGTGCCGCCCTTGACTTACCTGACTACCTACCGCTTATGTCTTGCTGCTCGCCAACTACGCCTACAACATAATAGTATCGGTCAAATCAGTGAGCTAGTTGGTTACACATCAAACTCAACTTTTAGCCAAGCATTTAAGCGAGTATATGGTATGTCACCGAAAGCGTATCGAGAACGGCAACAAGCTGCTATAAGCAACTAA
- the nudC gene encoding NAD(+) diphosphatase, producing MTTAFVLDNETILCRHTVAGWWPLQVMLPNTEDLALQNDAVMSDATDADAYQVGRVELIESLAPSHWEEALKHTETKDFRATSAITSHYAEVHGIAIPDLSTASDTLLFTPETEGAVDNSQPSDTVDFISYRQLITQLPAALAAQLSQAIQLLRWQADTQFCSRCSAPVHADKSGERAMVCQVCRLRQYPRVQPCIITAITRPNPKTGEMQILLAHHHRYGKPSSELQYGLIAGFVEVGESLEHAVVREVAEEVAISLTDIRYVSSQPWPFPSNLMLGFRASYASGEIAIQQKELSHADFFDLSNLPKIPFKGSIAYELIAQIMHEQGMSL from the coding sequence ATGACCACCGCTTTTGTACTTGATAACGAGACCATACTGTGTCGACATACAGTGGCAGGTTGGTGGCCATTACAAGTGATGCTCCCAAACACTGAAGACCTTGCATTACAAAACGATGCTGTAATGAGTGATGCGACGGATGCTGATGCCTATCAAGTAGGACGTGTGGAGCTTATAGAAAGCTTAGCACCCAGCCACTGGGAAGAAGCACTCAAACATACTGAGACTAAAGACTTTCGCGCGACCAGTGCCATTACGTCTCATTATGCAGAAGTGCACGGTATTGCTATTCCAGACTTGAGTACAGCTTCTGATACGCTCCTCTTCACACCTGAAACAGAAGGCGCTGTTGATAATTCTCAGCCTAGTGACACTGTCGACTTTATTTCTTATCGGCAGCTGATTACGCAACTACCTGCTGCGCTTGCCGCGCAGTTGAGCCAAGCTATTCAACTCTTACGCTGGCAGGCAGATACGCAGTTTTGTAGTCGTTGTAGCGCGCCAGTCCATGCGGATAAATCTGGTGAGCGTGCCATGGTTTGTCAAGTCTGCCGCTTACGTCAATATCCACGTGTGCAGCCTTGTATCATCACTGCTATTACTCGCCCAAATCCTAAGACTGGAGAGATGCAAATACTATTGGCCCACCATCATCGCTATGGCAAGCCAAGCTCGGAGCTACAGTACGGTCTCATTGCAGGGTTTGTAGAGGTAGGTGAAAGCTTGGAGCATGCGGTCGTACGTGAAGTCGCTGAAGAAGTGGCCATCAGCTTAACGGACATACGCTATGTGAGCAGTCAGCCGTGGCCTTTTCCTTCTAATTTGATGTTGGGCTTTCGCGCGTCGTATGCCAGCGGCGAGATTGCCATACAACAAAAAGAGCTGTCGCATGCTGATTTTTTTGATCTCTCAAATCTGCCTAAGATACCTTTTAAAGGCAGTATCGCTTATGAACTAATCGCGCAGATTATGCATGAGCAAGGGATGTCACTTTAG
- a CDS encoding LD-carboxypeptidase encodes MRATTKTLQQSSTDTTTNNELNRRQFFWQLGMTAGAGLFATQSLAQSLSVATRDQKSAKSLTKDELPISELPTSAVEDNQLIGSTSKCIIPTIETRLFASSNVGGSNERNQLALERLACAGFEVHNPAITKRQYLRFAGTDAQRASDLQNIATGAIKAPKLLLGVRGGYGAIRLLPLIDWPTLGRVMHERGTILAGFSDVTAIQCALLAQGKMSSLAAPMLYSEFGKTTPDEVSCRQFVAALTNPNLRIDIQSAALTSAQLPTILATDESQTLTGTIWGGNLSVVSALAGSKYLPNIDGGIVFLEDVGEQAYRIERMLYDLYLAGVFQRQQAIVFGSLSGTGEDSYDKRYDVAMVIRQLHKLTGLPIYSGMSFGHISKKHSFPLGARCEISPNALGGYGMSFTDYPVIDNKNIISVEGLWQV; translated from the coding sequence ATGCGCGCAACCACAAAAACTCTACAGCAGTCATCAACAGACACTACGACAAACAACGAGCTTAATCGCCGCCAGTTTTTTTGGCAGTTAGGCATGACTGCAGGAGCAGGGCTGTTTGCAACCCAGAGCCTTGCGCAAAGCTTGAGTGTTGCTACAAGAGACCAAAAAAGTGCTAAATCCCTGACCAAAGACGAATTACCTATCTCAGAGTTGCCTACCTCAGCGGTTGAAGATAATCAGTTAATAGGGTCTACCTCAAAGTGCATAATACCTACGATTGAAACGCGTCTATTTGCTAGCTCCAACGTTGGCGGTAGTAATGAGCGCAACCAGCTAGCATTGGAGCGATTGGCCTGTGCAGGTTTTGAGGTACACAATCCTGCTATCACCAAACGCCAGTATTTACGCTTTGCTGGTACGGATGCGCAGCGGGCCAGTGACCTGCAGAATATCGCCACTGGTGCCATTAAAGCGCCCAAACTGCTACTCGGCGTGCGCGGTGGCTATGGCGCCATACGCTTGCTCCCGTTGATTGATTGGCCGACGTTAGGACGTGTTATGCACGAGCGTGGCACTATATTGGCTGGGTTTAGTGACGTCACTGCTATTCAATGTGCGCTATTGGCACAAGGGAAAATGAGCTCGCTTGCTGCGCCCATGCTCTACAGTGAGTTTGGCAAAACCACACCTGATGAGGTGAGTTGTCGCCAGTTTGTAGCGGCACTCACTAATCCTAATTTACGCATCGATATACAGAGTGCAGCGTTGACCAGTGCCCAGTTACCCACGATTTTAGCCACTGATGAGAGTCAAACACTAACAGGAACGATCTGGGGTGGTAATCTCAGCGTGGTATCGGCGCTGGCAGGGAGTAAGTACTTACCGAACATTGATGGTGGCATTGTCTTTTTGGAGGACGTGGGCGAGCAGGCATATCGTATTGAGCGCATGCTCTATGACTTGTATTTGGCTGGCGTGTTTCAGCGTCAGCAAGCCATTGTTTTTGGGTCGTTGTCTGGTACCGGTGAAGACAGCTATGACAAACGCTATGATGTGGCGATGGTCATTCGTCAGTTGCATAAGCTGACTGGACTGCCTATCTACAGCGGCATGAGCTTTGGACATATCAGTAAAAAACACAGCTTCCCACTGGGCGCAAGGTGTGAGATAAGCCCGAACGCTCTAGGCGGTTATGGCATGAGCTTTACTGATTATCCAGTCATTGATAATAAAAATATTATAAGTGTTGAGGGGCTGTGGCAGGTTTGA
- the nth gene encoding endonuclease III, producing the protein MSKTVKHKTAETPPSRRLPNRNVRPFFEKLAATIDEPVTELNYSSDFELLIAVILSAQATDVSVNIATQQLYPVANTPEAILALGEEGLKSYIKNIGLYNSKAKNVIKTCRDLIEKFDSQVPDNRKDLESLAGVGRKTANVVLNTAFGQPTMAVDTHIFRVGNRTGLATGKTVLMVEKKLVERIPEDLIVDAHHYLILHGRYTCQARTPKCGACPVFEECMFKDKAKFLEI; encoded by the coding sequence ATGAGTAAAACTGTCAAACACAAGACTGCAGAGACACCGCCATCAAGACGATTGCCCAATCGTAATGTTCGGCCGTTTTTTGAAAAGCTGGCTGCCACTATTGATGAGCCAGTAACCGAACTAAACTACAGTAGTGACTTTGAACTACTTATCGCCGTCATTTTGTCTGCACAAGCGACTGATGTGAGCGTCAATATTGCCACCCAACAATTATATCCAGTGGCAAATACACCAGAGGCAATCTTGGCTCTGGGTGAAGAAGGGCTGAAGTCTTATATAAAAAACATCGGCCTATATAACTCTAAAGCCAAAAATGTCATAAAAACTTGTCGCGACTTGATTGAAAAATTCGACAGTCAAGTTCCCGATAACCGTAAAGATTTGGAGTCGTTGGCAGGCGTTGGCCGCAAAACCGCTAATGTGGTATTAAATACTGCTTTTGGACAGCCGACCATGGCCGTCGATACCCATATCTTTCGAGTTGGTAATCGCACAGGTCTGGCTACTGGCAAAACCGTGTTGATGGTCGAAAAAAAACTGGTCGAGCGTATCCCAGAAGACTTAATCGTTGATGCCCATCATTATCTTATTCTGCATGGGCGCTATACCTGCCAAGCACGTACACCAAAATGCGGTGCCTGTCCTGTCTTTGAGGAATGTATGTTTAAGGATAAAGCCAAGTTTTTAGAGATATAA
- a CDS encoding methionine synthase, whose amino-acid sequence MELLLPTSTAGSLPKPSWLAEPEKIWSPWALEGEQLLEAKQDALRVSLQEQRHAGIDIVSDGEQTRQHFVTTFIEHLDGVDFENRKTVKIRDRYEASVPSVVGAVSRQRPVFVDDAKFLRQQTDQPIKWALPGPMTMIDTLYDGHYKSREKLAWEFAKILNQEARELEAAGVDIIQFDEPAFNVFFDDVNDWGIATLERAIEGLKCETAVHICYGYGIKANNDWKKTLGSEWRQYEQAFPKLQQSAIDIVSLECQNSHVPMDLIELIRGKKVMIGAIDVATNTIETPEEVADTLRKALQFVDADKLYPSTNCGMAPLSRQVARGKLAALSAGAAIVRKELTA is encoded by the coding sequence ATGGAATTATTATTACCGACGTCAACAGCAGGCAGCTTACCAAAACCTTCTTGGCTTGCCGAACCTGAAAAAATTTGGTCACCTTGGGCATTGGAAGGCGAACAACTGCTTGAAGCCAAACAAGATGCGCTACGGGTGTCATTACAAGAACAGCGGCATGCAGGGATAGATATTGTCAGTGATGGGGAGCAGACTCGTCAGCATTTCGTGACCACCTTTATTGAACATCTAGATGGCGTCGATTTTGAGAACCGTAAAACGGTCAAAATCCGTGATCGTTATGAGGCGAGTGTGCCATCTGTCGTTGGGGCTGTGAGCCGTCAAAGACCAGTATTTGTAGACGACGCCAAGTTTTTACGGCAGCAAACAGATCAGCCGATAAAATGGGCGCTGCCTGGCCCAATGACGATGATTGATACGCTGTATGATGGTCATTATAAAAGCCGTGAAAAACTGGCTTGGGAATTTGCCAAAATTCTCAATCAAGAAGCCAGAGAGTTAGAAGCGGCTGGGGTAGATATTATCCAATTCGATGAGCCTGCCTTTAACGTGTTCTTCGATGACGTCAACGACTGGGGCATCGCCACGTTAGAGCGTGCCATTGAAGGGTTGAAATGTGAGACGGCGGTGCATATTTGCTATGGCTATGGTATCAAAGCCAATAATGACTGGAAAAAGACGCTGGGTTCAGAGTGGCGCCAGTATGAGCAAGCATTTCCAAAACTGCAGCAGTCTGCTATCGATATTGTTTCACTCGAGTGTCAAAACTCACATGTGCCGATGGATTTGATTGAATTGATTCGCGGCAAAAAAGTGATGATCGGTGCCATTGATGTGGCAACCAATACTATTGAAACTCCTGAAGAAGTTGCGGATACGCTACGCAAGGCCCTGCAATTTGTTGATGCTGATAAGCTTTATCCTTCGACCAACTGCGGCATGGCACCTCTGTCTCGCCAAGTGGCACGTGGTAAGCTTGCAGCATTAAGTGCAGGTGCGGCAATCGTTCGTAAAGAACTGACAGCTTAG
- a CDS encoding YkvA family protein: protein MTADYKEGSKNGNTDRIADADLEYIIREEEKLKDKLQDNSYLERFTKDLMLFMSLVKDYYQGNYKDIPYKTISAVVVGLLYILNPIDIIPDFIPIIGYIDDALVITFCLKLVEKDLHKYQSWKKRQTSLKAETETETETETETETETEIKAEKTDDNNTLSDSP, encoded by the coding sequence ATGACTGCTGATTATAAAGAGGGTAGCAAAAACGGAAACACTGACAGGATTGCTGATGCTGACCTAGAATACATCATTCGTGAAGAAGAAAAACTTAAAGACAAGCTGCAAGACAACAGTTATCTAGAACGCTTTACTAAAGACTTGATGTTGTTTATGAGCTTAGTGAAAGACTACTATCAAGGCAACTATAAAGACATCCCCTACAAAACCATATCAGCGGTCGTCGTAGGTTTGTTATATATTCTAAATCCTATCGATATCATTCCAGACTTCATCCCGATTATTGGTTATATTGATGATGCCTTAGTCATTACTTTTTGCTTAAAACTGGTCGAAAAAGATCTGCACAAGTATCAGTCATGGAAAAAACGCCAAACTTCTCTCAAAGCTGAGACTGAGACTGAGACTGAGACTGAGACTGAGACTGAGACTGAGACTGAGATAAAAGCAGAAAAGACCGATGACAACAACACCCTTTCTGACAGCCCATAG
- a CDS encoding sulfite exporter TauE/SafE family protein — protein sequence MELIIFLIIGALAGFAAGLFGVGGGTIIVPLLFIVFTQMDYSPDNIMHLALGTSLATIIVTSISSLMAHNKKGAVMWPVFKNLAPGLAVGCFLGAGIAGQISGLYLQLIVGVFLLWVAYKMFFGGKKQVASHANNVSNANHNNTELPSKPKQLAAGGVIGVASAIFGIGGGSLTVPYLTRYNVVMQKAVGTSAACGLPIAIAGALGYIVFGTQAQINVPNTIGFVHIYAFLGISIMSFFTAKVGAKVAHILSPALLKKCFALLLTVVGFYFLYKGLV from the coding sequence GTGGAACTAATCATTTTTTTAATAATAGGGGCGCTAGCAGGGTTTGCTGCAGGGCTATTTGGCGTGGGCGGCGGCACCATCATCGTGCCACTGTTATTTATCGTTTTTACGCAAATGGACTACAGTCCTGACAACATCATGCATCTGGCGTTAGGTACCTCACTGGCGACCATCATTGTCACCTCGATCAGCTCGTTAATGGCACACAATAAAAAGGGCGCCGTCATGTGGCCTGTCTTTAAAAACTTAGCGCCAGGTTTAGCGGTTGGCTGCTTTTTGGGTGCGGGAATAGCAGGGCAAATATCTGGGCTTTATCTGCAGCTTATTGTCGGTGTATTTTTGCTTTGGGTCGCCTATAAGATGTTCTTCGGTGGCAAAAAACAGGTCGCCAGTCATGCTAATAATGTCAGTAATGCCAACCATAATAATACAGAACTGCCTTCAAAACCTAAACAGTTGGCAGCAGGCGGGGTTATTGGCGTTGCTTCGGCCATTTTTGGTATTGGTGGCGGCAGCTTAACGGTGCCTTATCTCACCCGTTATAATGTGGTCATGCAAAAAGCGGTTGGTACATCCGCTGCATGCGGCTTGCCGATTGCCATTGCAGGTGCGCTAGGGTATATAGTATTTGGGACGCAGGCGCAAATAAATGTACCTAATACCATTGGCTTTGTGCACATTTATGCCTTCTTAGGTATCAGCATCATGAGTTTTTTCACCGCGAAGGTAGGCGCAAAAGTCGCTCATATACTATCACCAGCATTGTTAAAGAAATGCTTTGCGCTGTTATTAACCGTGGTGGGATTTTATTTCCTTTATAAAGGATTGGTTTGA
- a CDS encoding DJ-1/PfpI family protein, giving the protein MQTLTALVFDNFETLDLFGPIEMFGSLPEHFRIQFASMTGGIIYNHHGIALHTIAVTELEHQTDILLIVGGKGTRQVIENRQFLQTLTTLANNADWVLSVCTGSALLAKANLLDDKRATSNKLAWQWVIEQSNKVHWVHQARWVVDGKFYTSSGVSAGMDMALGFIADRHDIDTARQIASYTEYRWQEDSQLDDFYNC; this is encoded by the coding sequence ATGCAAACACTCACTGCCTTAGTATTTGATAATTTTGAAACGCTAGACCTATTTGGACCGATCGAGATGTTCGGTAGCCTGCCTGAGCATTTTCGTATCCAATTTGCCTCTATGACAGGTGGTATTATTTATAACCATCATGGGATTGCTCTGCATACTATCGCGGTAACAGAGTTAGAGCATCAGACTGATATCTTATTGATTGTTGGTGGCAAAGGTACTCGCCAAGTAATCGAGAACCGCCAGTTTTTACAGACCCTAACCACGCTTGCTAACAATGCTGACTGGGTGCTCAGCGTCTGTACTGGCAGTGCGTTATTAGCAAAGGCTAATCTCTTAGATGACAAGCGTGCAACTTCTAATAAGCTTGCTTGGCAATGGGTTATTGAGCAATCAAATAAAGTTCATTGGGTACACCAAGCACGCTGGGTAGTAGACGGTAAGTTTTACACCTCCTCAGGCGTCAGTGCTGGAATGGATATGGCGCTTGGTTTTATTGCCGATAGACATGATATTGATACCGCGCGGCAGATTGCTAGC